In Crassostrea angulata isolate pt1a10 chromosome 6, ASM2561291v2, whole genome shotgun sequence, a genomic segment contains:
- the LOC128188246 gene encoding cellular tumor antigen p53-like isoform X4: protein MIKFERTGFTTYRLNPIIPQSTASSMSPDSQTGIIGSSTASSPYNDTITSPPPYSPHTSMTSPIPTVPSNTDYAGDYGFQISFSQPSKETKSTTWTYSESLKKLYVRMATTCPVRFKSQRQPPAGCIIRAMPIFMKPEHVQEPVKRCPNHATSKENNENHPAPTHLVRCEHKLAKYTEDSYTSRQSVIIPHEQPQAGSEWVTNLFQFMCLGSCVGGPNRRPIQIVFTLERDNQVLGRRAVEVRICACPGRDRKADEKAALPPSKQSPKKIGSKVSYGTEITTIVPGKKRKLDDDEDSYTLTVRGKENFEILCKLRDSLELSSMVPQNQVDRYKQQQVEVNRQATMTVHSQDADVVLQTETRQATLPFTPEVANHVQVSSSQNGSVQVIPIENGDAQVKEELLNGSNSSIAGWLTSLGLSAYIDNFHQQNLVTMSQLEDYTLEDLQKMKIGTSHRNKIWKGLTDYKNSLIEEVLQRDSNSATTLNSQSSISQTSTYCPGYYEVTRYTFKHTISLTREAKRPRTDE from the exons ctgaaccCAATCATTCCCCAGTCCACAGCATCCTCCATGAGCCCTGACTCACAGACTGGGATTATAGGCAGCAGTACCGCATCATCTCCATACAATGAT acCATCACATCGCCTCCCCCCTACTCCCCACACACCAGTATGACATCACCCATTCCCACCGTACCATCCAA CACTGACTATGCAGGAGATTATGGATTCCAAATATCATTTTCACAGCcatcaaaagaaacaaaatcaaCTACATGGACA TACTCGGAATCATTGAAGAAGCTCTATGTCAGAATGGCTACAACTTGCCCTGTGAGGTTTAAGAGTCAACGCCAACCACCCGCAGGCTGCATAATTAGAGCAATGCCCATTTTTATGAAACCTGAACATGTGCAAGAGCCAGTTAAAAGATGCCCAAACCATGCCacatcaaaagaaaataatgaga atcACCCAGCTCCGACTCATTTGGTGAGGTGCGAACATAAACTAGCCAAGTACACAGAAGATTCCTACACATCTCGACAGAGTGTCATCATCCCCCATGAACAGCCTCAGGCTGGGTCTGAATGGGTCACCAACCTCTTTCAGTTCATGTGTCTGGGATCCTGTGTTGGTGGACCAAACAGACGACCAATTCAGATTGTCTTTACTTTAGAACGAGA TAATCAGGTGCTCGGAAGACGAGCTGTGGAAGTGAGGATATGTGCATGTCCCGGAAGGGACAGGAAAGCAGACGAAAAGGCAGCCCTGCCACCCTCAAAGCAGTCCCCAAAAAAGA TTGGTAGCAAAGTTTCTTATGGAACTGAGATTACTACAATTGTCCCTGGAAAGAAGCGCAAGTTAGATGACGATGAAGACTCTTACACACTCACA GTACGTGGAAAGGAAAACTTTGAAATTCTATGTAAACTGCGAGACTCCCTTGAGCTTTCCTCAATGGTTCCACAGAATCAGGTGGATCGCTACAAGCAGCAGCAGGTGGAGGTTAATAGACA gGCCACGATGACAGTCCACAGTCAAGATGCTGATGTAGTGTTGCAGACAGAGACCAGACAGGCTACCCTCCCATTCACCCCTGAGGTGGCCAATCATGTCCAAGTTTCTTCCTCACAGAATGGTTCTGTTCAGGTGATCCCAATTGAGAATGGGGATGCTCAGGTGAAGGAGGAGTTGTTGAATGGCAGCAACAGCAGCATTGCAGG ttgGTTGACCAGCTTAGGGCTTTCAGCATACATTGATAACTTTCACCAGCAGAATTTGGTGACTATGAGCCAGTTGGAGGACTACACATTGGAG GATCTGCAGAAGATGAAAATTGGAACTTCACATCGCAATAAAATTTGGAAGGGTCTGACTGATTACAAAAACAGCTTAATAGAGGAGGTCTTACAGAGAGACTCCAACAGTGCCACCACCCTCAATTCACAGAGCTCCATTTCCCAGACCTCCACATACTGTCCAGGTTACTATGAAGTGACACGATACACTTTTAAACACACAATATCTCTGACACGAGAGGCTAAAAGACCAAGGACTGATGAATGA